The Novipirellula artificiosorum genome contains a region encoding:
- the ligA gene encoding NAD-dependent DNA ligase LigA: MTELREKIRRLDHLYYLEAKPEVSDLEYDRLLEQLRQLEIEHPHLASADSPTQRIGDAPVPHLVQVPHAVPMLSIDNTYSREELKAYFDRTEKALGGPTEWVMEYKIDGVAASIRYENGTLAVALTRGNGQVGDDITHNVRTIRDLPLRLLGNDPPAVLEVRGEVYMTNADLADLNLRQSEAGSEAYKNTRNVTAGTIRLLDPAIAAQRNLKFFCHGVGETDGLNVQDHIGFLRAVRKWGIPPTPEVQLLKNSADALKAVAVLEEAMPDLPFEVDGIVFKVNRFDQRDELGIRSKSPRWLIAYKFERYEATTVLESISVQVGKTGTITPVAHLQPVEIAETTVSRASLHNADEIERLDVREGDVVVVEKAGKIIPKVVRVEKHERKQELPPFEFPTHCPECGTELVRDEGGVYIRCPSPTCPAQLRQRLIYFGSRPGMEIDGLGEEFVDLLMGRDVVSSYADLYRLTVDQIAKLHWLKPRKGKDGTLIDVQVGNKNAENLIAGIEASRSRGLARVLSSISIRHVGPRVAQLITRQYPTLAKLRSASAADLAAIHEIGDAIANSLYEFLHSDYGAAVLDALDDANVDLTQPNTDPEQGEGPLAGKTLVVTGTLAHYKRDEIKSLIEKLGGRAASTVSKNTDFVVAGEKAGSKLAKAEKLGVTVLTEEEFKALLEREG, translated from the coding sequence ATGACGGAATTGCGGGAAAAAATCCGCAGACTCGACCATTTGTACTACCTGGAAGCCAAGCCGGAAGTGTCGGATCTGGAGTATGACCGACTGCTCGAGCAGCTCAGGCAACTCGAAATCGAACATCCCCATTTGGCCTCTGCGGATTCGCCAACGCAGCGCATTGGGGACGCCCCCGTCCCTCATTTGGTTCAGGTGCCCCACGCGGTCCCGATGCTATCGATTGACAATACCTATAGCCGCGAGGAGTTGAAGGCCTACTTTGATCGGACCGAGAAAGCACTTGGCGGGCCAACCGAGTGGGTCATGGAATACAAGATCGATGGCGTCGCCGCGTCGATTCGATATGAAAACGGCACACTTGCGGTCGCGTTAACCCGCGGCAACGGTCAAGTCGGTGACGACATTACCCACAACGTCCGCACGATCCGCGACCTACCGCTACGATTGCTCGGAAACGACCCACCAGCCGTCTTGGAGGTTCGCGGTGAGGTGTACATGACCAACGCCGATTTGGCCGATTTGAATCTGCGTCAATCCGAAGCGGGATCCGAAGCGTACAAGAACACGCGAAATGTGACGGCAGGTACGATTCGGTTGCTTGATCCGGCCATCGCGGCGCAGCGCAATCTGAAGTTCTTTTGTCATGGTGTGGGTGAAACGGATGGCCTGAACGTCCAAGACCATATCGGATTCCTGCGTGCAGTTCGCAAATGGGGCATCCCTCCAACGCCCGAAGTTCAGCTGCTGAAGAACTCAGCGGATGCTTTGAAAGCGGTTGCCGTCCTCGAAGAAGCGATGCCCGATTTGCCGTTTGAGGTTGACGGGATCGTTTTCAAAGTGAATCGATTTGATCAGCGCGACGAACTTGGTATTCGCAGCAAGAGCCCTCGATGGTTGATTGCGTACAAGTTCGAGCGATATGAAGCGACGACGGTCTTGGAATCGATCAGCGTTCAGGTTGGAAAGACGGGAACGATTACTCCGGTTGCTCATTTGCAACCCGTTGAAATTGCCGAGACGACGGTTTCGCGGGCATCACTCCATAACGCCGACGAGATTGAACGTTTGGATGTCCGCGAGGGCGACGTGGTGGTGGTTGAGAAAGCGGGTAAGATCATCCCCAAGGTCGTGCGTGTTGAGAAGCACGAACGGAAACAGGAGTTGCCGCCATTTGAGTTTCCAACCCATTGCCCTGAGTGTGGAACCGAATTGGTTCGTGACGAAGGAGGCGTCTACATTCGCTGCCCCAGTCCAACCTGTCCGGCTCAGCTGCGTCAACGGTTGATCTACTTTGGCAGTCGCCCTGGAATGGAGATTGATGGACTCGGCGAAGAGTTTGTGGATCTCTTGATGGGTCGCGATGTTGTTTCGAGCTATGCCGATTTGTATCGGCTGACGGTCGACCAGATTGCCAAGCTCCATTGGCTGAAACCGCGGAAAGGGAAAGACGGCACCCTGATCGACGTGCAAGTCGGCAACAAGAATGCCGAGAACTTGATCGCCGGAATCGAAGCAAGTCGGTCGCGGGGGCTGGCACGAGTGTTATCGTCGATCTCGATCCGTCATGTCGGCCCACGCGTGGCGCAGTTAATCACTCGCCAATATCCGACACTGGCAAAGCTGCGCAGCGCATCCGCAGCGGATTTGGCAGCGATTCACGAGATTGGTGACGCGATCGCGAACAGTCTGTACGAGTTCTTGCACAGCGATTATGGAGCTGCCGTGCTCGACGCATTGGATGATGCAAACGTCGACCTGACGCAGCCGAATACCGATCCCGAGCAAGGCGAAGGCCCTTTGGCGGGAAAAACGCTTGTCGTTACCGGCACGTTAGCTCACTATAAAAGGGACGAAATCAAATCCCTGATTGAAAAACTCGGTGGTCGGGCGGCAAGTACCGTCAGCAAGAATACGGATTTTGTGGTGGCGGGCGAAAAGGCTGGAAGCAAGCTAGCAAAGGCAGAGAAATTGGGAGTAACCGTATTGACCGAAGAGGAATTCAAAGCCCTTCTGGAACGGGAAGGATGA
- a CDS encoding excinuclease ABC subunit UvrC, whose translation MTDLSKKNDAPSPDDLGFDHAAIKVKTFPQIPGVYLMKDAAGRVIYVGKAKNLRSRASSYFLKAAAEDQRTAPWVGEIADIDYVECDSEVDALLMESRLIKDIQPKHNKDLKDDKTFPYLMITTRDEFPRVEVTREPREKGVKLYGPFPSAGSLRGAIQVLQRIFKFRTCTLDISESDERWKWFRPCLLASIHQCTAPCNFRIGKEDYRRDIRRLQTFMEGGKKRLLKEMHDEMISASKSLEFERAAVLRDEIGMLERLEDRGELDTHVQPEVFYIDPQKGLTGLRKVLGLAETPRIIEGMDIAHLGGGETVASLVQFIDGLPFKPGYRRFRIQNVDGIDDFRSMYEVVSRRFRRLSDEGDSFPDILLIDGGKGQLNAAMAAFRDQDISPPTVISLAKRDEEIFRPGESEPIRLSKSAYALRLLQYVRDESHRFAQHYHHLLRSKSSFK comes from the coding sequence ATGACGGATCTGTCGAAAAAGAACGATGCGCCCTCACCCGATGACCTCGGGTTCGATCATGCTGCGATCAAGGTCAAGACGTTCCCGCAAATCCCGGGAGTCTATTTGATGAAGGACGCCGCAGGACGAGTCATCTATGTTGGCAAAGCCAAGAACCTGCGCAGTCGGGCCAGCAGCTACTTTCTCAAAGCTGCAGCGGAAGACCAGCGAACCGCTCCGTGGGTAGGCGAAATTGCCGACATCGATTATGTCGAATGCGACAGCGAAGTCGATGCATTGTTGATGGAATCGCGACTGATCAAAGACATTCAACCCAAACACAACAAGGATTTGAAAGACGACAAGACATTCCCTTACTTGATGATCACGACACGAGACGAGTTTCCACGGGTTGAGGTAACGCGTGAACCGCGTGAAAAGGGCGTGAAGCTTTACGGACCCTTTCCAAGTGCTGGTTCGCTGCGAGGTGCCATTCAGGTGCTTCAGCGGATCTTTAAGTTCCGTACCTGCACCCTCGACATCAGCGAATCCGATGAACGTTGGAAGTGGTTTCGCCCCTGTTTGTTGGCGAGCATCCATCAATGCACGGCACCGTGCAATTTCCGTATCGGCAAAGAAGACTACCGTCGAGACATTCGCCGCTTGCAGACCTTCATGGAAGGTGGCAAGAAACGGCTACTCAAAGAAATGCATGACGAGATGATTTCGGCCAGCAAATCACTCGAGTTCGAGCGTGCCGCAGTGCTGCGTGATGAGATTGGGATGCTCGAGCGATTAGAAGACCGCGGTGAATTGGACACTCATGTTCAGCCCGAGGTTTTTTACATCGATCCCCAAAAGGGACTGACGGGACTTCGCAAAGTGCTTGGGCTGGCTGAAACACCACGGATCATTGAAGGGATGGACATTGCACATTTAGGCGGTGGTGAAACGGTCGCCAGCTTGGTTCAATTCATTGATGGGTTGCCCTTCAAACCGGGCTATCGGCGGTTTCGGATTCAAAACGTGGATGGAATCGATGATTTCCGCAGTATGTACGAAGTCGTTTCCCGTCGTTTTCGGCGACTCTCAGACGAGGGGGATTCGTTTCCGGATATCTTGTTGATCGACGGTGGCAAGGGCCAATTGAATGCCGCCATGGCAGCATTTCGCGACCAAGACATCTCTCCGCCGACGGTCATTTCCCTGGCGAAACGAGACGAAGAAATTTTTCGACCTGGCGAATCCGAACCGATTCGGTTGAGCAAGAGTGCCTATGCGCTTCGTTTGCTGCAATACGTCCGCGACGAGTCCCACCGCTTTGCCCAGCATTATCACCATCTTTTGCGTTCAAAATCGAGTTTTAAGTAG
- the hflX gene encoding GTPase HflX: MREQNKLRGDSPERSILARLIMPDQTVEADPLEELHGLAITAGTQVVDELVQRRSTPESSTFFGKGKVEELRLMVERHDADVVIFDNDLSPAQVRNLEKATGVKVLVRTELILDIFAAGARTHESRLAIELAQLEYSLPRLKRMWTHLSRQAMGVGMRGPGEKQLEVDRRLAQKRIFDLKQELGKVERRREQQVAARNEAPTVSIVGYTNAGKSTLMNALTEANVLAKDKLFATLDTRTRRWQLPGWGVVLLSDTVGFIRDLPHSLVASFKSTLEETRQADLLLHVADASSPTVFEQISAVYSVLKELEIEEKNTLLVLNKIDAIQNPAVLNRVLDRYPNAIPVSAMSKKGIGLLEEAVGEALGREFYDIEVDVHPGDGKLLAYLSAKGEVLSREYGEEKVTVHLRIPAGAMGVVRRGAVEIRPAPGSHHACDELSLETSSVSGTAQ, encoded by the coding sequence GTGCGAGAACAAAATAAACTTCGTGGTGATTCGCCAGAGCGAAGCATCTTGGCTCGGCTGATTATGCCTGACCAAACGGTCGAGGCCGATCCGCTGGAGGAACTTCATGGGCTGGCCATCACCGCAGGGACGCAAGTTGTTGATGAACTGGTTCAGCGGCGATCGACTCCTGAGTCTTCCACCTTCTTTGGAAAAGGGAAAGTCGAAGAGCTTCGCTTGATGGTCGAGCGGCACGATGCGGACGTGGTCATTTTCGATAACGATCTTTCGCCGGCTCAAGTGCGAAACTTGGAAAAAGCGACGGGTGTCAAGGTGCTCGTCCGCACCGAATTGATCCTCGATATTTTTGCTGCGGGCGCGAGGACTCACGAATCGCGGCTGGCGATCGAATTGGCTCAACTCGAGTATTCTCTGCCACGCTTGAAACGGATGTGGACCCACCTGTCACGCCAAGCGATGGGCGTTGGAATGCGTGGCCCGGGGGAAAAACAGTTGGAAGTGGACCGCCGATTGGCTCAGAAACGGATTTTCGACTTGAAGCAGGAGCTCGGCAAGGTCGAACGTCGGCGCGAACAACAAGTCGCCGCGCGAAACGAAGCGCCAACGGTCTCGATTGTTGGCTACACCAATGCGGGCAAGAGCACGCTGATGAATGCGTTGACGGAAGCCAACGTGCTGGCGAAAGACAAGTTGTTTGCGACACTCGATACACGGACTCGTCGCTGGCAATTGCCCGGATGGGGCGTGGTCCTGCTTAGCGATACCGTTGGGTTCATTCGTGATTTGCCTCACTCGTTGGTTGCCAGTTTTAAGTCAACCCTTGAAGAAACTCGTCAGGCCGACTTGCTGCTACACGTTGCCGACGCAAGCAGTCCGACGGTGTTTGAACAGATTAGCGCTGTTTACAGCGTGCTAAAAGAGCTGGAAATCGAAGAAAAGAACACGCTGCTGGTGCTCAACAAGATTGACGCCATCCAGAATCCCGCCGTGCTCAATCGCGTCTTGGATCGATACCCCAATGCGATTCCCGTCAGCGCCATGAGTAAAAAGGGTATCGGGTTACTCGAGGAGGCCGTGGGCGAAGCACTCGGCCGCGAGTTCTACGACATTGAAGTCGATGTTCATCCAGGCGATGGAAAGCTGTTGGCCTATTTGTCGGCCAAAGGCGAAGTCTTGTCGCGAGAATATGGGGAAGAGAAGGTCACGGTCCATTTGCGGATTCCCGCAGGAGCCATGGGAGTGGTTCGCCGCGGCGCCGTGGAGATCCGCCCGGCCCCCGGTTCACATCATGCCTGCGACGAATTGTCGCTCGAGACCTCCTCGGTTTCGGGAACGGCCCAATAA
- a CDS encoding arylsulfatase has product MMPLRESNPTRSLWRTGPFGNPLVRMLPFALMLIPFVSRVMVAAESPERPNIVYILSDDMGFSDIGPYGGEIETPHLATLAESGLRFTQFYNTARCCPTRASLITGLYPHQAGVGHMMEDRGVDGYRGNLNRNCVTIPEALKSADYQSYMAGKWHVTSVTRPQSEADKYNWPMQRGFDRFYGTIHGAGSFFDPNTLTRNNQYISPFADPEYPPSQWPGETYYYTDAIADHASRFIKDHHMQAGDKPFFLYVAFTAAHWPMHALPNDIAKYEGRYDAGYDAIRDARYQRMIEMGLIDRNSTVNWPISQKWKETDFWDWDKRNMEVYAAMIDCMDRGIGRIVESLKSTGQYDNTLICFLQDNGGCAEGYGRGGKGGPRADQPSLPVQAAGFLQPDMTPKQSRDGYPMRTGKGSMAGPADTAIGYGRGWATVSNTPFREYKHWTHEGGISTPLIAVWPNKIKRHGELESTPGHLIDLMATAVDVAGVEYPKTYHDGKSIKPMEGESLVPLFEGKPLQREAIYWEHEGNRAIRIGDYKLVAMGAKGEWELYDIAKDRSEQHDLSDEMPERVSKMAKQWQAYAERANVLPLNPKKGK; this is encoded by the coding sequence ATGATGCCCCTCCGTGAATCCAACCCAACGCGGTCGCTTTGGCGAACAGGACCGTTCGGGAATCCACTGGTCCGGATGCTTCCCTTTGCATTGATGTTGATCCCGTTTGTTTCTCGGGTCATGGTGGCAGCCGAATCCCCAGAGCGTCCCAACATCGTCTACATCCTATCCGATGACATGGGATTCTCGGATATTGGTCCGTATGGAGGCGAAATCGAAACGCCTCATTTGGCGACCTTAGCTGAAAGCGGTCTCCGGTTCACGCAGTTCTACAACACCGCTCGCTGCTGTCCAACTCGAGCGAGTTTGATAACGGGTCTGTACCCTCACCAAGCGGGTGTCGGTCACATGATGGAAGATCGTGGCGTGGATGGATATCGCGGCAACTTGAATCGCAATTGTGTCACGATTCCCGAAGCTCTGAAATCCGCGGATTATCAGTCCTACATGGCAGGAAAATGGCACGTCACTTCTGTCACGCGTCCGCAATCCGAAGCCGACAAATACAATTGGCCCATGCAACGCGGCTTCGATCGATTCTACGGAACGATTCATGGCGCCGGCAGCTTTTTTGATCCCAATACACTGACTCGCAACAACCAATACATCTCGCCCTTTGCAGATCCCGAGTACCCGCCCAGCCAATGGCCCGGTGAAACCTATTACTACACCGACGCCATTGCGGATCATGCGTCGCGTTTTATCAAAGACCATCACATGCAAGCCGGCGACAAGCCATTCTTTCTATATGTCGCCTTCACCGCAGCCCACTGGCCCATGCATGCTCTTCCAAACGACATCGCCAAATACGAAGGACGCTACGACGCAGGCTATGATGCGATCCGCGATGCTCGCTATCAACGCATGATCGAGATGGGATTGATTGATCGCAACAGCACCGTGAATTGGCCCATTTCGCAAAAGTGGAAAGAGACGGACTTTTGGGATTGGGACAAACGAAACATGGAGGTCTACGCGGCAATGATCGATTGCATGGATCGCGGGATCGGCCGAATCGTGGAATCCCTCAAATCGACTGGCCAATACGACAACACGTTGATCTGCTTCTTGCAAGACAATGGTGGCTGCGCCGAAGGGTACGGCCGAGGTGGCAAAGGGGGGCCGCGAGCCGACCAGCCTTCGTTACCGGTCCAAGCAGCAGGGTTTTTGCAACCCGACATGACCCCCAAGCAGTCTCGTGACGGGTATCCGATGCGAACCGGCAAGGGGTCGATGGCTGGCCCAGCGGACACGGCGATTGGTTACGGACGCGGTTGGGCAACGGTTTCGAACACACCTTTCCGCGAATACAAACATTGGACGCATGAAGGGGGCATCTCGACGCCGCTGATCGCCGTTTGGCCGAACAAGATCAAACGTCATGGCGAATTGGAATCGACGCCTGGCCATTTGATCGACTTGATGGCGACCGCGGTTGACGTCGCAGGTGTGGAGTACCCGAAAACCTATCATGACGGCAAATCCATTAAGCCGATGGAAGGCGAAAGCTTGGTGCCGCTGTTCGAAGGGAAACCGCTGCAACGCGAAGCGATCTACTGGGAACATGAAGGAAACCGCGCCATCCGCATCGGTGACTACAAATTGGTCGCGATGGGAGCCAAAGGCGAATGGGAACTTTATGACATTGCCAAGGACCGTAGCGAACAGCACGACTTGAGTGACGAAATGCCAGAGCGAGTCTCAAAGATGGCCAAACAATGGCAAGCCTATGCCGAACGAGCCAATGTGTTACCGCTCAATCCCAAGAAAGGAAAATAG
- a CDS encoding FMN-binding protein yields the protein MKEGTNRSRIDRPVGFLFAVCLLGICPVNASATEDWVEMLSGVKAKGKVTSIRQAEKEFDFEVTLGNQTRVNTFAFSQVHAVTIDGKRHVLTEKHAVRGETRVIRSESELLALIDSAGRTPPDWFASTPLDYPNTLDVSWPMRPPNRQWNNQANVGQYLWDIIYPNPSRWRSGTRLVHHEMTLHKHSPELLARDMQTLGRMYFQLFQDYPRAAFWLRQLHPLPNNNLKIELAECYWRLGCESMAMELLAASPLPVQAIKLLGDMGQTDRAIQLGKSALSTSQAHAACMLAGDACRQAGRYPDAIQFYEQVLSLPHFRNPAVTDRFHSRAKDSIEAIRLVDQADVRNVADGTYRDSSIGYTGPVDVEVVVSDHRIDDIRVTRHTEKQFYAALTDTPKQILAKQSVQGIDGTTGATITSQAIVNATAKALAKGNPK from the coding sequence GTGAAGGAAGGAACGAATCGATCGCGGATCGACAGACCGGTTGGCTTTCTATTCGCAGTGTGTTTGCTAGGGATCTGCCCCGTCAACGCGTCAGCGACAGAAGATTGGGTCGAAATGCTCAGTGGCGTGAAAGCCAAAGGCAAAGTCACAAGCATTCGGCAAGCGGAAAAGGAATTCGACTTTGAAGTGACCCTCGGCAACCAAACTCGTGTCAATACGTTTGCGTTTTCGCAAGTGCATGCGGTCACGATTGACGGGAAACGCCATGTGCTGACGGAGAAGCACGCGGTGCGTGGTGAAACTCGCGTCATTCGCTCGGAATCGGAATTATTGGCATTGATCGATTCAGCCGGTCGCACGCCCCCGGATTGGTTTGCGTCAACGCCCTTGGACTATCCCAACACACTCGATGTATCTTGGCCAATGCGGCCACCGAATCGCCAGTGGAACAATCAAGCCAATGTTGGCCAATATTTGTGGGACATCATCTATCCGAATCCTTCGCGATGGAGATCAGGCACACGACTGGTTCACCATGAGATGACGTTGCACAAGCATTCGCCCGAGCTTCTGGCGCGCGACATGCAAACCTTGGGACGAATGTATTTTCAGCTTTTCCAAGACTACCCGCGGGCGGCGTTTTGGCTTCGTCAACTCCATCCACTGCCGAACAACAATCTAAAGATCGAGTTGGCTGAGTGTTATTGGCGACTCGGTTGTGAGTCGATGGCGATGGAACTGCTCGCGGCCTCTCCGCTTCCCGTTCAAGCAATCAAACTGCTTGGTGACATGGGACAAACGGATCGAGCGATCCAATTGGGCAAGTCGGCACTGTCAACATCACAAGCTCACGCGGCGTGCATGTTGGCGGGGGATGCTTGTCGGCAGGCGGGGCGGTACCCGGACGCGATTCAGTTTTACGAGCAAGTCCTGAGTTTGCCGCACTTTCGAAATCCTGCGGTGACCGATCGATTCCACAGTCGTGCCAAAGACAGTATCGAGGCGATTCGGTTGGTTGACCAAGCGGACGTTCGCAACGTCGCTGATGGCACCTATCGCGACAGCAGCATTGGCTACACAGGTCCCGTCGACGTCGAAGTGGTCGTTTCGGACCATCGAATCGACGACATTCGTGTTACCCGCCATACCGAAAAACAGTTCTATGCAGCGTTGACGGACACGCCCAAGCAGATCCTCGCAAAGCAATCGGTCCAAGGGATTGACGGGACGACCGGTGCAACGATTACCTCACAGGCGATCGTTAATGCGACCGCAAAGGCATTGGCCAAAGGGAATCCAAAGTGA
- a CDS encoding 4Fe-4S dicluster domain-containing protein: MAASPARRVTQAACFLLFLFLFFYVCWPYDAKLQTSGRHSTHWTLSELNADGTVTWQREEIPSWLRETKDLVYVIDGAAANDQQGFLGGFTKGNLIENGLTLQPLEALSADRLSQMLVSPGPWTLAETSPVAWPSHYADHLHQKERLPAELFLSIDPLVSLSTAIASRSWVGSLACAAILLVICIFIPRGFCGYLCPLGTLIDLFDWSVGSRLSRFRIEADGWWVHIKYYLLLGTLLCAVFGVLVSGYVAAIPVITRGMLLLGDPLQTGTLRGWHQVPAIHGGHLLSIALFFGVFALGFLRPRFWCKYVCPSGAVFSLGNLVRLTERKVESSCIHCDKCVEICPFDAIKPDFTTRTTDCTLCQSCGGVCPVHAIKFVARGDETQLKLANDPATNETAIGRRGFLSLAAGTTAAAVGSGILVHSIGSGGSTLAGLAEPRPVRPPGSVPEAEFLQMCIRCGECFKACPNHVLQLEGFEQGLAGLWAPLVNADWAGCESSCNACGQVCPTGAIRALPIEEKRVARMGLAIVNESTCLPIAGIAACQLCVDECNAAGYQAIEFTQVHTQVDDLGMPIEGSGFLAPVVLADQCVGCGLCQTRCHVINVKQAGVLKKSAIVIAAGEGREDRLISGSYREKRDQERTQRQRRVQDDAGDFFVPSDESEKQESASPQPAIDLDDPFGLGHPSS, encoded by the coding sequence GTGGCAGCGTCTCCTGCGCGTCGCGTGACACAAGCCGCTTGCTTTTTGCTTTTTCTGTTTTTGTTCTTCTACGTCTGCTGGCCCTACGATGCAAAACTACAAACATCAGGCCGGCACTCGACCCACTGGACTCTTTCGGAACTCAACGCCGATGGTACGGTGACATGGCAGCGCGAAGAAATCCCTTCCTGGCTACGAGAGACGAAGGACTTGGTTTATGTGATCGATGGCGCCGCAGCCAATGATCAACAGGGATTTCTTGGTGGCTTCACGAAGGGAAATCTGATTGAAAACGGACTCACCCTTCAGCCCCTTGAAGCCTTGTCAGCCGACCGGTTGAGTCAGATGTTGGTAAGCCCAGGACCTTGGACGCTTGCCGAAACGTCTCCTGTCGCTTGGCCGTCACATTACGCCGACCACCTCCATCAAAAAGAGCGTTTGCCGGCCGAGTTGTTTCTGTCGATCGATCCGCTGGTTAGCCTCTCCACCGCGATCGCGTCGCGCAGTTGGGTCGGGTCGTTGGCTTGTGCCGCAATTCTGTTGGTGATTTGCATCTTCATTCCTCGCGGTTTCTGTGGTTACCTCTGTCCACTCGGTACGTTGATCGATCTATTTGATTGGTCCGTCGGTTCGCGTCTTTCCCGGTTTCGGATCGAAGCGGACGGATGGTGGGTTCACATCAAGTACTACCTGCTTCTTGGGACGCTCCTCTGTGCCGTGTTTGGCGTCCTTGTGTCGGGTTATGTTGCAGCGATTCCTGTGATCACGCGAGGCATGCTGTTGTTGGGCGACCCGCTACAAACGGGAACCCTGCGTGGTTGGCATCAGGTCCCAGCGATTCATGGGGGCCACCTCCTTTCCATCGCGTTGTTTTTCGGTGTCTTTGCGCTGGGATTCCTGCGGCCACGCTTTTGGTGCAAATACGTTTGCCCCAGCGGGGCCGTCTTCTCCCTTGGCAATCTCGTTCGGCTGACCGAGCGGAAGGTGGAATCGAGTTGCATTCACTGTGACAAGTGCGTTGAGATCTGTCCGTTTGACGCAATCAAGCCTGACTTCACGACTCGCACGACGGATTGCACCCTCTGTCAGAGCTGTGGTGGGGTGTGCCCGGTTCACGCAATCAAGTTTGTGGCACGCGGTGATGAGACCCAATTAAAGCTGGCGAATGATCCAGCGACGAATGAAACCGCGATCGGACGACGGGGCTTTCTTTCACTGGCAGCCGGAACTACCGCGGCCGCGGTGGGCAGTGGAATCCTTGTCCATTCGATCGGAAGCGGCGGTTCTACCTTGGCTGGTTTGGCGGAACCGCGACCGGTTCGCCCACCTGGCAGCGTGCCCGAAGCAGAGTTTCTGCAAATGTGCATTCGCTGCGGTGAGTGTTTTAAGGCATGCCCGAATCATGTCTTACAGCTCGAAGGGTTCGAGCAAGGGCTCGCGGGGCTATGGGCCCCCTTGGTGAATGCGGATTGGGCAGGTTGCGAATCAAGCTGCAATGCCTGCGGCCAAGTCTGTCCCACGGGGGCGATCCGTGCTTTACCCATCGAAGAAAAACGGGTGGCAAGGATGGGGCTAGCGATTGTCAACGAATCGACCTGCCTGCCCATCGCCGGCATTGCCGCATGTCAATTGTGCGTCGATGAGTGCAACGCGGCCGGCTATCAGGCCATTGAGTTTACCCAAGTGCACACACAAGTCGACGACTTGGGTATGCCGATCGAAGGCAGCGGTTTCCTTGCCCCCGTTGTGTTAGCAGACCAATGCGTTGGATGCGGATTGTGCCAAACTCGGTGTCACGTCATCAACGTCAAACAAGCGGGCGTCTTGAAGAAATCGGCGATCGTGATCGCGGCAGGCGAAGGACGAGAAGATCGCTTGATCTCGGGGTCGTATCGGGAAAAACGCGACCAGGAAAGGACGCAACGTCAACGACGGGTTCAGGACGACGCCGGCGATTTTTTTGTGCCGTCTGACGAGTCGGAGAAACAAGAATCCGCCTCGCCGCAACCAGCCATCGATTTGGATGACCCGTTCGGATTAGGGCATCCCTCATCCTAG
- a CDS encoding response regulator, which translates to MASVLLCEDSPTHMMLMQTLLEEDAHEVRCAEDGRRGMALIAEAMPDVVVTDLRMPEMNGLELVQAIVENYPKLPAVVVTARGSEDLAVDALALGAANFVPKNSLNVLLNPVVRRTVSFARSDQFYEPFAAQMRSPEFYYKLGNTLDAITPASQFVIEALVAANEMNPTQRVRVGMAVASALFNAISYGNLELKDEDPRIAGYIAGDPACRQALTEQAESPAFRKRFVHLKVSVGKADTRISVSHDGPGRIARFNPAPGTPESFELEQCRGMMLITSYMDDMVFNSDYSEVVMVKNHSVAPQSLSPA; encoded by the coding sequence ATGGCTAGTGTCTTGCTCTGCGAAGACAGCCCGACTCACATGATGCTGATGCAAACGTTGCTTGAAGAGGATGCTCACGAGGTACGTTGTGCCGAAGACGGACGCCGGGGCATGGCCTTGATTGCTGAAGCCATGCCGGATGTCGTCGTCACGGATTTGCGGATGCCTGAGATGAACGGACTTGAGCTGGTTCAAGCGATTGTTGAAAACTATCCGAAATTGCCCGCGGTCGTTGTCACGGCGCGCGGGAGCGAGGATTTGGCGGTTGACGCGTTGGCGCTCGGTGCCGCTAACTTTGTGCCAAAAAACTCACTCAACGTTCTACTCAATCCCGTGGTTCGACGTACGGTCTCGTTTGCACGAAGCGACCAATTTTACGAACCGTTCGCAGCTCAAATGCGTTCACCCGAGTTCTACTACAAGCTGGGGAACACACTCGATGCGATCACTCCCGCCTCTCAGTTTGTGATCGAGGCGCTCGTCGCGGCCAACGAAATGAATCCCACTCAACGGGTCCGCGTGGGAATGGCGGTTGCCAGTGCGCTGTTCAATGCCATCAGCTACGGAAATTTAGAATTGAAAGATGAGGATCCACGAATTGCAGGGTACATCGCAGGCGATCCTGCTTGCCGACAAGCATTGACCGAGCAAGCTGAATCACCAGCCTTTCGCAAACGGTTCGTTCACCTAAAGGTCTCCGTAGGCAAAGCGGATACGCGAATCTCTGTTTCCCATGACGGTCCAGGCCGCATCGCGCGTTTCAACCCGGCACCGGGAACGCCGGAATCGTTCGAGCTCGAACAATGCCGTGGGATGATGCTGATCACCAGCTACATGGATGATATGGTTTTTAATTCGGATTACAGCGAAGTGGTGATGGTGAAGAACCATAGCGTGGCGCCGCAAAGCCTCTCGCCAGCCTAG